A region from the Brassica napus cultivar Da-Ae chromosome C8, Da-Ae, whole genome shotgun sequence genome encodes:
- the LOC111199834 gene encoding probable polygalacturonase At1g80170, whose amino-acid sequence MMDRLFILSLIGILMVTAYGVAAKMVYTDLDILEKLENFDIPEDDADDYDTKLFDWPSFTSRSSGKNLVNVDTFGAAGDGVSDDTQAFVSAWNKACGMPKSVLLVPQGRTYLVNATKFNGPCETKLVIQIDGKIVAPDEPSNWDPKFQRIWLEFSKLKGVVFQGNGVIDGSGSKWWAASCKKNKSNPCKSAPTALTIESSSGVKVTGLTIQNSQQMNFIIARSNSVRVSKVMVSSPGDSPNTDGIHITGSTNVVLQDCKIGTGDDCVSIVNASSNIKMKKIYCGPGHGISIGSLGNNNSTGIVTNVVLDTAFLKETTNGLRIKTYQGGSGYVQDVRFTNVQMQDVSNPILIDQFYCDNPTSCQNQTSAVKISQIMYRNITGTTKSEKAIKFACSDTVPCSHIVLNNVNLEGKDGQVEAYCNSAEGFGYGVIHPSADCLYSHDNKGLDQSHKSEPVLVTEEAETGHDEL is encoded by the exons ATGATGGATAGGCTCTTCATTCTTTCCCTTATTGGTATACTAATGGTAACTGCTTATGGAGTTGCAGCGAAAATGGTGTACACCGATCTCGACATCCTTGAAAAGCTTGAGAACTTTGACATACCGGAAGATGATGCTGATGATTATGATACAAAGCTCTTTGATTGGCCGTCTTTCACAAGCCGGAGTTCTGGTAAGAATCTAGTGAATGTGGATACATTTGGTGCTGCTGGAGATGGTGTTTCTGATGATACTCAG GCATTTGTGAGCGCATGGAACAAGGCATGTGGTATGCCAAAATCAGTGTTGCTGGTACCACAAGGACGGACTTATTTAGTAAATGCAACAAAGTTTAATGGTCCATGTGAAACAAAGTTGGTCATTCAG ATTGATGGAAAAATAGTAGCACCAGATGAGCCTAGCAACTGGGACCCAAAGTTCCAAAGAATCTGGCTAGAGTTTTCGAAGCTCAAAGGGGTTGTGTTCCAAGGGAATGGAGTTATAGATGGTTCTGGCAGCAAATGGTGGGCTGCTTCTTGCAAGAAAAACAAGTCCAAT CCTTGCAAAAGTGCACCAACG GCACTAACTATAGAATCTAGTTCAGGTGTGAAAGTAACTGGCTTGACGATCCAGAACAGCCAGCAGATGAATTTCATCATTGCAAGGTCAAACTCAGTTAGAGTCTCCAAAGTTATGGTCTCTTCTCCAGGAGATAGTCCCAACACTGATGGTATCCATATCACTGGTTCTACCAATGTTGTTCTTCAAGACTGCAAAATCGGCACAg GGGATGATTGTGTCTCTATTGTGAATGCAAGCTCGAatataaagatgaagaagatctaTTGTGGACCTGGACATGGAATCAG CATTGGAAGTCTTGGGAATAATAACTCAACAGGCATTGTAACAAACGTTGTGTTGGACACTGCCTTCTTGAAAGAGACAACTAATGGACTCAGAATCAAAACATATCAG GGAGGTTCTGGGTATGTTCAAGATGTTAGATTCACAAACGTTCAGATGCAAGACGTCTCTAACCCGATACTCATTGATCAATTCTACTGTGATAATCCAACTTCATGTCAAAACCAG ACCTCAGCGGTTAAGATCAGCCAGATAATGTACCGGAACATAACCGGGACAACAAAAAGCGAAAAAGCCATCAAGTTTGCATGCAGCGACACTGTCCCTTGCAGCCACATTGTCCTCAACAACGTGAATCTTGAAGGCAAAGACGGTCAAGTCGAAGCTTACTGTAACTCAGCTGAAGGTTTTGGGTATGGAGTGATTCATCCATCTGCTGATTGTCTGTACTCGCACGACAACAAGGGCTTGGACCAGAGTCACAAATCAGAACCTGTATTGGTTACCGAGGAAGCTGAGACTGGCCACGACGAGCTttga